Proteins encoded by one window of Arachis ipaensis cultivar K30076 chromosome B04, Araip1.1, whole genome shotgun sequence:
- the LOC107635567 gene encoding F-box protein CPR30-like isoform X4 — MNCEKLSNPSMDKKNKLKHTVNKAKEESNMEKKNQNGKSKSIHDILPLDLIHIILLRVPIGHLARLRCVSKLWCSLISDPDFGELHFHHSPAATNACIFMKNETMADLVYLDGNDASQKEVCPPFQKKPPSYFLVVGSCRGFILFHGQPHFLVVWNPLTGSSKRISYSHIVHPAWCDCKGQYHLDCFSLKTNSWINLDAAVPKLLGFHYWHSGGLFFNDAVHWVPFDLKDYRDAIVIFDLKEMTFSTISAPEQLSGSSPSVALLGGCLALSSPNDDCRNTDIWVMKEYKVHSSWTLYQIPCKGFRPLCLSSNRDIIGRGYTSCGKTGYFIYNVRGDLLKHFKDLCCQLPKHEPIIVYTESLLPLPSDIKDKDNKKKMKKEIRHQVHHE, encoded by the exons ATGAATTGCGAAAAGCTCAGCAATCCAAGCATGGATAAGAAGAACAAGCTGAAGCACACGGTGAACAAAGCAAAAGAGGAATCAAACATGGAAAAGAAGAATCAGAATGGCAAGAGCAAGAGCATTCACGACATCCTCCCTCTTGACCTGATTCACATAATCCTTCTGCGGGTGCCGATCGGACATCTCGCTCGCCTCAGGTGCGTTTCCAAGCTGTGGTGCTCTCTAATTTCTGATCCTGACTTTGGGGAATTGCATTTTCACCACTCTCCAGCTGCCACCAACGCATGCATCTTCATGAAAAACGAGACTATGGCTGACTTGGTTTACTTAGACGGCAATGATGCATCACAAAAAGAGGTGTGTCCCCCTTTCCAAAAGAAACCACCTTCTTATTTTTTGGTAGTAGGATCCTGCAGAGGCTTTATTCTCTTCCATGGACAGCCACATTTTCTTGTGGTATGGAACCCACTCACTGGATCCAGCAAAAGAATATCCTACTCTCATATTGTTCATCCTG CTTGGTGCGATTGCAAAGGACAATATCATTTGGATTgcttttccttgaaaaccaattCATGGATTAATCTTGATGCTGCAGTCCCCAAACTCTTGGGTTTTCATTACTGGCATTCTGGTGGGTTGTTCTTTAATGACGCTGTTCATTGGGTGCCTTTCGATCTTAAAGATTACAGGGATGCTATTGTTATCTTTGATCTCAAGGAAATGACTTTTTCAACTATATCTGCGCCGGAACAACTGTCAGGCTCCTCTCCAAGTGTTGCCCTACTCGGAGGCTGCCTAGCCTTGTCTTCTCCCAATGATGATTGCCGTAACACTGACATATGGGTGATGAAAGAATATAAAGTGCACTCATCTTGGACTCTCTATCAGATTCCTTGCAAGGGCTTCCGGCCTCTGTGCTTATCTAGTAATAGGGATATTATTGGAAGAGGCTATACTTCGTGTGGTAAAACAGGGTACTTCATATATAATGTCAGAGGAGACTTGCTCAAGCATTTTAAAGATCTGTGTTGTCAGCTTCCCAAACATGAACCCATTATTGTGTATACAGAGAGTCTCTTGCCACTCCCTAGTGATATTAAGGATAAGGAtaacaagaagaagatgaagaaggaaatcC GCCATCAAGTTCACCATGAATAA
- the LOC107635567 gene encoding F-box protein CPR30-like isoform X1 — translation MNCEKLSNPSMDKKNKLKHTVNKAKEESNMEKKNQNGKSKSIHDILPLDLIHIILLRVPIGHLARLRCVSKLWCSLISDPDFGELHFHHSPAATNACIFMKNETMADLVYLDGNDASQKEVCPPFQKKPPSYFLVVGSCRGFILFHGQPHFLVVWNPLTGSSKRISYSHIVHPGKPHVYGRIAYNVYLHGFGYDASQDDYLILVAWCDCKGQYHLDCFSLKTNSWINLDAAVPKLLGFHYWHSGGLFFNDAVHWVPFDLKDYRDAIVIFDLKEMTFSTISAPEQLSGSSPSVALLGGCLALSSPNDDCRNTDIWVMKEYKVHSSWTLYQIPCKGFRPLCLSSNRDIIGRGYTSCGKTGYFIYNVRGDLLKHFKDLCCQLPKHEPIIVYTESLLPLPSDIKDKDNKKKMKKEIRHQVHHE, via the exons ATGAATTGCGAAAAGCTCAGCAATCCAAGCATGGATAAGAAGAACAAGCTGAAGCACACGGTGAACAAAGCAAAAGAGGAATCAAACATGGAAAAGAAGAATCAGAATGGCAAGAGCAAGAGCATTCACGACATCCTCCCTCTTGACCTGATTCACATAATCCTTCTGCGGGTGCCGATCGGACATCTCGCTCGCCTCAGGTGCGTTTCCAAGCTGTGGTGCTCTCTAATTTCTGATCCTGACTTTGGGGAATTGCATTTTCACCACTCTCCAGCTGCCACCAACGCATGCATCTTCATGAAAAACGAGACTATGGCTGACTTGGTTTACTTAGACGGCAATGATGCATCACAAAAAGAGGTGTGTCCCCCTTTCCAAAAGAAACCACCTTCTTATTTTTTGGTAGTAGGATCCTGCAGAGGCTTTATTCTCTTCCATGGACAGCCACATTTTCTTGTGGTATGGAACCCACTCACTGGATCCAGCAAAAGAATATCCTACTCTCATATTGTTCATCCTGGTAAGCCCCATGTCTATGGCAGGATTGCCTACAATGTGTATCTGCATGGATTTGGTTATGATGCATCACAGGATGATTACTTAATTCTTGTAGCTTGGTGCGATTGCAAAGGACAATATCATTTGGATTgcttttccttgaaaaccaattCATGGATTAATCTTGATGCTGCAGTCCCCAAACTCTTGGGTTTTCATTACTGGCATTCTGGTGGGTTGTTCTTTAATGACGCTGTTCATTGGGTGCCTTTCGATCTTAAAGATTACAGGGATGCTATTGTTATCTTTGATCTCAAGGAAATGACTTTTTCAACTATATCTGCGCCGGAACAACTGTCAGGCTCCTCTCCAAGTGTTGCCCTACTCGGAGGCTGCCTAGCCTTGTCTTCTCCCAATGATGATTGCCGTAACACTGACATATGGGTGATGAAAGAATATAAAGTGCACTCATCTTGGACTCTCTATCAGATTCCTTGCAAGGGCTTCCGGCCTCTGTGCTTATCTAGTAATAGGGATATTATTGGAAGAGGCTATACTTCGTGTGGTAAAACAGGGTACTTCATATATAATGTCAGAGGAGACTTGCTCAAGCATTTTAAAGATCTGTGTTGTCAGCTTCCCAAACATGAACCCATTATTGTGTATACAGAGAGTCTCTTGCCACTCCCTAGTGATATTAAGGATAAGGAtaacaagaagaagatgaagaaggaaatcC GCCATCAAGTTCACCATGAATAA
- the LOC107635567 gene encoding F-box protein CPR30-like isoform X2 yields the protein MNCEKLSNPSMDKKNKLKHTVNKAKEESNMEKKNQNGKSKSIHDILPLDLIHIILLRVPIGHLARLRCVSKLWCSLISDPDFGELHFHHSPAATNACIFMKNETMADLVYLDGNDASQKEVCPPFQKKPPSYFLVVGSCRGFILFHGQPHFLVVWNPLTGSSKRISYSHIVHPGKPHVYGRIAYNVYLHGFGYDASQDDYLILVAWCDCKGQYHLDCFSLKTNSWINLDAAVPKLLGFHYWHSGGLFFNDAVHWVPFDLKDYRDAIVIFDLKEMTFSTISAPEQLSGSSPSVALLGGCLALSSPNDDCRNTDIWVMKEYKVHSSWTLYQIPCKGFRPLCLSSNRDIIGRGYTSCGKTGYFIYNVRGDLLKHFKDLCCQLPKHEPIIVYTESLLPLPSDIKDKDNKKKMKKEIRMPSSSP from the exons ATGAATTGCGAAAAGCTCAGCAATCCAAGCATGGATAAGAAGAACAAGCTGAAGCACACGGTGAACAAAGCAAAAGAGGAATCAAACATGGAAAAGAAGAATCAGAATGGCAAGAGCAAGAGCATTCACGACATCCTCCCTCTTGACCTGATTCACATAATCCTTCTGCGGGTGCCGATCGGACATCTCGCTCGCCTCAGGTGCGTTTCCAAGCTGTGGTGCTCTCTAATTTCTGATCCTGACTTTGGGGAATTGCATTTTCACCACTCTCCAGCTGCCACCAACGCATGCATCTTCATGAAAAACGAGACTATGGCTGACTTGGTTTACTTAGACGGCAATGATGCATCACAAAAAGAGGTGTGTCCCCCTTTCCAAAAGAAACCACCTTCTTATTTTTTGGTAGTAGGATCCTGCAGAGGCTTTATTCTCTTCCATGGACAGCCACATTTTCTTGTGGTATGGAACCCACTCACTGGATCCAGCAAAAGAATATCCTACTCTCATATTGTTCATCCTGGTAAGCCCCATGTCTATGGCAGGATTGCCTACAATGTGTATCTGCATGGATTTGGTTATGATGCATCACAGGATGATTACTTAATTCTTGTAGCTTGGTGCGATTGCAAAGGACAATATCATTTGGATTgcttttccttgaaaaccaattCATGGATTAATCTTGATGCTGCAGTCCCCAAACTCTTGGGTTTTCATTACTGGCATTCTGGTGGGTTGTTCTTTAATGACGCTGTTCATTGGGTGCCTTTCGATCTTAAAGATTACAGGGATGCTATTGTTATCTTTGATCTCAAGGAAATGACTTTTTCAACTATATCTGCGCCGGAACAACTGTCAGGCTCCTCTCCAAGTGTTGCCCTACTCGGAGGCTGCCTAGCCTTGTCTTCTCCCAATGATGATTGCCGTAACACTGACATATGGGTGATGAAAGAATATAAAGTGCACTCATCTTGGACTCTCTATCAGATTCCTTGCAAGGGCTTCCGGCCTCTGTGCTTATCTAGTAATAGGGATATTATTGGAAGAGGCTATACTTCGTGTGGTAAAACAGGGTACTTCATATATAATGTCAGAGGAGACTTGCTCAAGCATTTTAAAGATCTGTGTTGTCAGCTTCCCAAACATGAACCCATTATTGTGTATACAGAGAGTCTCTTGCCACTCCCTAGTGATATTAAGGATAAGGAtaacaagaagaagatgaagaaggaaatcCGTAT GCCATCAAGTTCACCATGA
- the LOC107635567 gene encoding F-box protein CPR30-like isoform X3 translates to MNCEKLSNPSMDKKNKLKHTVNKAKEESNMEKKNQNGKSKSIHDILPLDLIHIILLRVPIGHLARLRCVSKLWCSLISDPDFGELHFHHSPAATNACIFMKNETMADLVYLDGNDASQKEVCPPFQKKPPSYFLVVGSCRGFILFHGQPHFLVVWNPLTGSSKRISYSHIVHPGKPHVYGRIAYNVYLHGFGYDASQDDYLILVAWCDCKGQYHLDCFSLKTNSWINLDAAVPKLLGFHYWHSGGLFFNDAVHWVPFDLKDYRDAIVIFDLKEMTFSTISAPEQLSGSSPSVALLGGCLALSSPNDDCRNTDIWVMKEYKVHSSWTLYQIPCKGFRPLCLSSNRDIIGRGYTSCGKTGYFIYNVRGDLLKHFKDLCCQLPKHEPIIVYTESLLPLPSDIKDKDNKKKMKKEIRM, encoded by the coding sequence ATGAATTGCGAAAAGCTCAGCAATCCAAGCATGGATAAGAAGAACAAGCTGAAGCACACGGTGAACAAAGCAAAAGAGGAATCAAACATGGAAAAGAAGAATCAGAATGGCAAGAGCAAGAGCATTCACGACATCCTCCCTCTTGACCTGATTCACATAATCCTTCTGCGGGTGCCGATCGGACATCTCGCTCGCCTCAGGTGCGTTTCCAAGCTGTGGTGCTCTCTAATTTCTGATCCTGACTTTGGGGAATTGCATTTTCACCACTCTCCAGCTGCCACCAACGCATGCATCTTCATGAAAAACGAGACTATGGCTGACTTGGTTTACTTAGACGGCAATGATGCATCACAAAAAGAGGTGTGTCCCCCTTTCCAAAAGAAACCACCTTCTTATTTTTTGGTAGTAGGATCCTGCAGAGGCTTTATTCTCTTCCATGGACAGCCACATTTTCTTGTGGTATGGAACCCACTCACTGGATCCAGCAAAAGAATATCCTACTCTCATATTGTTCATCCTGGTAAGCCCCATGTCTATGGCAGGATTGCCTACAATGTGTATCTGCATGGATTTGGTTATGATGCATCACAGGATGATTACTTAATTCTTGTAGCTTGGTGCGATTGCAAAGGACAATATCATTTGGATTgcttttccttgaaaaccaattCATGGATTAATCTTGATGCTGCAGTCCCCAAACTCTTGGGTTTTCATTACTGGCATTCTGGTGGGTTGTTCTTTAATGACGCTGTTCATTGGGTGCCTTTCGATCTTAAAGATTACAGGGATGCTATTGTTATCTTTGATCTCAAGGAAATGACTTTTTCAACTATATCTGCGCCGGAACAACTGTCAGGCTCCTCTCCAAGTGTTGCCCTACTCGGAGGCTGCCTAGCCTTGTCTTCTCCCAATGATGATTGCCGTAACACTGACATATGGGTGATGAAAGAATATAAAGTGCACTCATCTTGGACTCTCTATCAGATTCCTTGCAAGGGCTTCCGGCCTCTGTGCTTATCTAGTAATAGGGATATTATTGGAAGAGGCTATACTTCGTGTGGTAAAACAGGGTACTTCATATATAATGTCAGAGGAGACTTGCTCAAGCATTTTAAAGATCTGTGTTGTCAGCTTCCCAAACATGAACCCATTATTGTGTATACAGAGAGTCTCTTGCCACTCCCTAGTGATATTAAGGATAAGGAtaacaagaagaagatgaagaaggaaatcCGTATGTAA
- the LOC110262390 gene encoding F-box protein CPR30-like, whose translation MNCEKLSNPRMDKKKKLKHTVNKAKEESSMEKKHQNGKSKSIHHILPLDLIHIILLRVPIRHLARLRCVSKLWCSLISNRDFAELHFHHSPAATNACFFMKNDTMADLVYLDDNDASQKEVCPPFRKKPPSVFLVVGSCRGFILFHRDPHFLVVWNPLTGSSKRISYSHIVHRSKSPVYGRIAYGVYLHGFGYDASQDDYLLLVAWCDCELQYHLDCFSLRTNSWINLDAAVPNRLGFLCWHSGGLFFNGAVHWVPFDLKDYRDAIIIFDLVEMTFSTISAPEQLSSSYTCLALLGGCLSLYSCKDDCYNTDIWVMKEYKVHSSWTLYQIPCKYFRPLCLSSNKDIIGRGYTSCGKTGYFIYNVRGDLLKHFKDLCCQLPRREPIIVYTESLLPLPSDIKDKDNKNKMKKEIRM comes from the coding sequence ATGAATTGCGAAAAGCTCAGCAATCCAAGGATGGATAAGAAGAAGAAGCTGAAGCACACGGTGAACAAAGCAAAAGAGGAATCAAGCATGGAAAAGAAGCATCAGAATGGCAAGAGCAAGAGCATTCACCACATCCTCCCTCTTGACCTGATTCACATAATCCTTCTGCGGGTGCCGATCAGACATCTCGCTCGCCTCAGGTGCGTTTCCAAGCTCTGGTGCTCTCTAATTTCTAATCGTGACTTTGCGGAATTGCATTTTCACCATTCTCCCGCTGCCACCAACGCATGCTTCTTCATGAAAAACGACACTATGGCTGACTTGGTCTACTTAGACGACAATGATGCATCACAAAAAGAGGTGTGTCCCCCTTTCCGAAAGAAACCACCTTCTGTTTTTTTGGTCGTAGGATCCTGCAGAGGCTTTATTCTCTTCCATCGAGACCCACATTTTCTTGTGGTATGGAACCCACTCACTGGATCCAGCAAAAGAATATCCTACTCTCATATTGTTCATCGTAGTAAGTCCCCTGTCTATGGCAGGATTGCCTACGGTGTGTATCTGCATGGATTTGGTTATGATGCATCACAGGATGATTACTTACTTCTTGTAGCTTGGTGCGATTGCGAATTACAATATCATTTGGATTGCTTTTCCTTGAGAACCAATTCATGGATTAATCTTGATGCTGCTGTCCCCAATCGCTTGGGTTTTCTTTGCTGGCATTCTGGTGGGTTGTTCTTTAATGGCGCTGTTCATTGGGTGCCTTTCGATCTTAAAGATTACAGGGATGCTATTATTATCTTTGATCTCGTGGAAATGACTTTTTCAACTATATCTGCGCCGGAACAACTGTCAAGCTCTTATACATGTCTTGCCCTACTCGGAGGCTGCCTATCCTTGTATTCTTGCAAGGATGATTGCTATAACACTGACATATGGGTGATGAAAGAATATAAAGTGCACTCATCTTGGACTCTCTATCAGATTCCTTGCAAGTACTTCCGGCCTCTGTGCTTATCTAGTAATAAGGATATTATTGGAAGAGGTTATACTTCATGTGGTAAAACAGGGTACTTCATATATAATGTGAGAGGAGACCTGCTCAAGCATTTTAAAGATCTGTGTTGTCAGCTTCCGAGACGTGAACCCATTATTGTGTATACAGAGAGTCTCTTGCCACTCCCTAGTGACATTAAGGATAAGGATAACAAGAACAAGATGAAGAAGGAAATCCGTATGTAA